A genomic segment from Equus przewalskii isolate Varuska chromosome X, EquPr2, whole genome shotgun sequence encodes:
- the TEX13A gene encoding testis-expressed protein 13A, which yields MALKPDDPCGGFQHGEVVAFINEKIAAHEKGLEFYLENISLSWEEVEDKLRAILEDSAVPSEAKEACAWSGLALGVRFTCRQGQLQERRVQWLQDFTKLHKSTAEDLTSELKKLTAQQEMERKEAAFRLRQTQANLAEMRKERDLLKWKLLRAELGSPREQVAAAPGLATASGAGTEGAGEKEQEIGAAAASTATVAGAIGGGGRQEKDEEREEATKELGGGLLQVLGAVKQNNYPSGRQREGGLRSAETAMFYFSETMKPRSRVSPASLPVQLPASFTYPFTCPLLPFPDSATASPPAAMFTAGAPSQTAPHWGPSSVTLGSNGAQGIEPQSQRDRRDFDAHQQRRPPVFRRPGDWDCPWCKAVNFSRRETCFRCGRGIWLQNP from the exons ATGGCCTTGAAACCTGATGACCCCTGTGGTGGGTTCCAGCATGGTGAGGTGGTGGCCTTCATCAACGAGAAAATAGCCGCGCACGAAAAAGGCCTTGAGTTCTACCTCGAGAATATATCCCTGTCCTGGGAAGAGGTGGAAGACAAGCTCAGGGCCATCCTGGAGGACAGTGCGGTGCCCAGCGAGGCCAAAGAGGCCTGTGCCTGGAGCGGTCTGGCCCTGGGCGTGCGCTTCACCTGCAGGCAGGGCCAGTTACAGGAGCGCAGGGTGCAGTGGCTGCAGGACTTCACCAAACTGCATAAGTCCACTGCGGAGGACTTGACCTCAGAACTGAAAAAGCTCACAGCTCAGCAGGAGATGGAGCGCAAGGAGGCAGCCTTTCGGCTGCGGCAGACACAGGCCAACCTGGCAGAGATGCGGAAGGAAAGGGACCTCCTGAAGTGGAAGCTCCTCCGGGCT GAGCTAGGGTCTCCCCGGGAGCAGGTCGCAGCAGCGCCAGGCCTGGCCACTGCCAGTGGGGCTGGGACAGAAGGAGCAGGTGAGAAGGAACAGGAGATTGGGGCAGCCGCTGCTTCTACTGCCACCGTTGCTGGTGCtataggaggaggaggaagacaggagaaggatgaggaaagggaagaggccACAAAAGAGCTGGGTGGAGGCCTCCTGCAGGTTCTTGGAGCTGTGAAGCAGAATAATTACCCCTctggcaggcagagggagggaggtctCAGGTCTGCGGAAACAgccatgttttatttctctgagacCATGAAGCCCAGGTCCAGAGTCTCCCCAGCATCCCTTCCTGTGCAGCTCCCGGCCTCATTCACATACCCCTTCACATGCCCCTTACTCCCATTCCCAGACTCAGCCACagcatccccaccagcagcaaTGTTCACAGCAGGGGCTCCATCTCAGACGGCTCCCCACTGGGGGCCCTCTAGTGTTACCTTAGGGTCTAATGGGGCTCAGGGTATAGAGCCTCAATCCCAAAGAGACAGGAGAGACTTCGATGCCCACCAGCAGAGAAGACCTCCAGTATTTCGCAGGCCCGGGGATTGGGACTGCCCTTGGTGTAAGGCCGTGAATTTTTCACGGAGGGAGACTTGCTTCCGCTGCGGGAGGGGAATCTGGCTACAAAACCCTTGA